A genomic segment from Spartobacteria bacterium encodes:
- a CDS encoding DUF3859 domain-containing protein: MAKPKTTCRMLHYGIYDHWDKTSKDLPHIKKISTIIPARLDIEFGYVLNIKKARGKKLHYCIEHPPFTDENNAIRPPFTGDLYVRDNDWDFFLGDTIWDPVSDKIGTWRLTTTIDGILVADQSFSITPDT, encoded by the coding sequence GAATATATGATCACTGGGATAAAACATCCAAAGACTTGCCGCACATTAAAAAAATCAGCACCATCATCCCGGCGCGGCTGGACATTGAATTCGGTTATGTACTGAACATAAAAAAAGCTCGGGGAAAAAAGCTGCACTACTGCATCGAACATCCACCCTTCACCGATGAAAATAATGCCATTCGCCCACCCTTCACCGGCGACCTGTACGTACGAGACAATGATTGGGATTTCTTTCTCGGCGACACCATCTGGGATCCCGTCTCAGATAAAATCGGAACCTGGCGCCTGACAACCACCATTGATGGCATCCTCGTCGCCGATCAATCCTTTTCCATCACCCCCGACACCTGA